One stretch of Daphnia pulicaria isolate SC F1-1A chromosome 8, SC_F0-13Bv2, whole genome shotgun sequence DNA includes these proteins:
- the LOC124310949 gene encoding glutamyl aminopeptidase-like: MKLNIPLVSLGVLSGALAIAVIVLSVCLANANKELSSLKSDTDTTALPSTTMAAITTPKLTEPWELDYRLPTDTLPLHYEIYLHPDLVLGTFTGKVDVLLNITQPRDFILIHSKFLTIKKTLLRKGDGTNGEQIILGDTFEYAPNEFWVVKLSSQIQQGQYTLQLEFDRSLTKDIVGFYKSNYYNSDTNLTRTIATSKFEPTYARRAFPCMDEPSYKSTFGVTLVRPKGDGYVAYSNMPQQSFVDDSPSVGLTTVKFQKSVEMVTYLACFIVCDFKERVGSTQRGIPIKTIARSNQFNSTEYPLEIGIKATDYYEKYFDIDYVLPKQDLIAIPDFVSGAMEHWGLVTFRETALLFDPLESSTSNKKRVATVVAHELAHQWFGNLMTIIWWDDLWLNEGFASYMEFKGTDACEPTWDMMTFILSDDVGPVMELDSKLSSHPIVVTVNHPDEITEIFDAISYNKGAAVLMMLESFMGPENFQKGIQDFLKEYKFKNAATADLWRVLQTVTPQLDITRIMDTWTRQMGYPVLNYTVNGNVLTVKQSRFLSDPNSNATVTPSPYGYKWDVPIFYITDKNPTLQSKWLYMENESVTIELPTDFKWVKLNADQRGFFRVNYLPAHWNALATALIANVSSMSASDRYGVIDDSFSLSAAGSLPYSTSLELVQYVKNDRHPVPWSAASGKLSYISSLVYITNLYPGFRKFIITLVEPSYSELGWDQLEPFLDQNLQTTILSLACLSDYTPCLESAAERLSKWINNTNEYIPPNFRNLVYRYGIAQIGDATVWNAMWDRYTTENDPNEAIKLLYGLAFAKEPWLIHQYLDLAKTDKVRSQDYFTVLEYISSNPVGLPIVWDFVRNEWQYLVDRFTTNNRYLGRMVGTVTSKFTTQIRLDEMKEFFAKYPDAGAGARAREQSIETVQNNIQWLKINKPDLENWLKENGFM, encoded by the exons ATGAAGCTTAACATCCCGTTGGTTTCACTTGGAGTCTTATCCGGGGCTTTGGCAATTGCTGTAATCG TCCTGTCTGTTTGCCTTGCAAACGCGAACAAAGAGTTGTCGTCACTCAAAAGTGATACTGATACGACTGCATTACCAAGTACGACAATGGCAGCAATTACGACACCTAAGTTGACCGAACCATGGGAGTTGGACTACCGTCTTCCGACTGACACTTTGCCTCTACACTACGAGATCTATTTGCATCCCGATCTAGTCCTAGGGACTTTCACCGGGAAAGTGGATGTTCTACTTAATATCACACAGCCTAGAGATTTCATTCTTATCCACAGTAAATTCCTcaccattaaaaaaacattgctTCGCAAAGGTGATGGCACTAATGGGGAGCAGATAATTCTTGGTGATACTTTTGAGTATGCCCCGAATGAATTTTGGGTTGTCAAACTGAGCTCTCAAATACAGCAAGGCCAGTACACCCTACAGCTTGAATTCGATAGAAGTCTCACTAAAGACATTGTCGGGTTTTATAAAAGCAACTACTACAACAGTGACACTAACCTAACAAG aactattgctaCCTCCAAGTTTGAGCCCACTTACGCTAGAAGGGCTTTCCCATGCATGGATGAACCGAGCTACAAGTCTACATTTGGTGTTACTCTTGTCCGACCTAAAGGTGATGGTTATGTGGCCTACTCCAACATGCCTCAACAG TCGTTTGTGGATGACAGCCCGAGTGTTGGATTGACTACGGTTAAATTCCAGAAAAGTGTCGAAATGGTGACATATTTAGCCTGCTTTATCGTTTGCGATTTTAAAGAACGGGTGGGTTCTACGCAACGAGGAATACCTATCAAAACGATAGCCCGTTCTAATCAATTTAACAGCACCGAATACCCGCTGGAGATCGGGATCAAAGCCACGGATTACTATGAGAAATACTTCGATATTGATTACGTATTGCCCAAGCAAG ATTTGATTGCTATTCCCGATTTTGTATCTGGCGCCATGGAACATTGGGGGTTGGTGACGTTCCGTGAAACGGCTTTGTTGTTCGACCCATTGGAGAGTTCGACATCCAATAAGAAACGTGTCGCAACCGTCGTCGCTCACGAATTAGCTCATCAGTGGTTCGGCAATTTAA tgACCATAATTTGGTGGGACGATCTTtg gttGAACGAAGGATTTGCCAGTTATATGGAGTTCAAAGGAACGGACGCCTGTGAGCCAACGTGGGATATG ATGACTTTCATCCTTAGCGATGATGTCGGTCCAGTGATGGAGCTTGATTCGAAATTGAGTTCACATCCTATCGTCGTAACGGTTAACCACCCGGATGAGATCACCGAAATTTTTGACGCAATTTCATATAATAAG GGTGCTGCTGTTTTGATGATGTTGGAAAGTTTCATGGGGCCAGAAAATTTCCAGAAAGGTATTCAAGATTTCCTTAAAGAGTATAAGTTTAAAAATGCCGCTACTGCCGATCTATGGCGAGTacttcag ACTGTTACCCCTCAATTGGATATTACTCGAATCATGGATACATGGACACGGCAGATGGGTTACCCTGTTTTGAATTACACCGTAAATGGGAATGTGTTGACTGTCAAGCAGTCTCGATTCTTATCGGATCCTAATAGCAATGCAACTGTAACACCGTCACCCTATGG ATACAAATGGGATGTACCAATTTTCTATATTACTGATAAGAATCCTACCCTACAGTCTAAATGGCTGTACATGGAAAATGAATCTG TGACAATCGAATTACCCACCGACTTCAAATGGGTTAAGCTAAATGCAGATCAAAGAGGATTTTTTCGCGTCAACTATCTTCCTGCTCACTGGAATGCGCTTGCCACTGCTCTTATCGCAAATGTGAGCTCGATGTCAGCTAGCGATCGATACGGAGTTATAGATGATTCGTTCAGTCTTTCTGCGGCGGGCTCTTTGCCCTACAGCACTTCACTAGAACTTGTTCAGTATGTGAAGAACGACCGTCATCCTGTTCCATGGAGCGCTGCATCTGGCAAGCTCTCTTATATTTCGAGCTTGGTCTACATCACAAACTTGTATCCAGGATTCAGG AAATTCATCATTACTCTTGTGGAGCCGTCGTACTCGGAACTGGGCTGGGATCAATTGGAGCCGTTTTTGGATCA AAATTTGCAGACCACCATTCTGTCGTTGGCATGTCTTAGCGACTATACTCCCTGTTTAGAAAGTGCTGCTGAACGACTAAGCAAATGGATCAACAACACCAACGAATACATTCCTCCCAATTTCCGCAACTTGGTTTACCGATATGGAATTGCTCAAATCGGCGATGCCACTGTATGGAATGCAATGTGGGACCGTTACACAACTGAAAACGATCCAAACGAGGCAATCAAGTTGCTCTACGGACTCGCCTTTGCCAAGGAACCTTGGCTTATTCATCA ATATTTAGATTTGGCCAAGACTGATAAAGTTAGATCACAAGACTACTTCACGGTATTAGAGTACATCTCGTCTAACCCAGTTGGACTTCCCATCGTTTGGGATTTTGTAAG AAACGAATGGCAGTATTTAGTTGACCGCTTTACTACGAACAATCGTTACCTAGGCCGTATGGTTGGCACTGTTACGAGCAAGTTTACTACACAAATTCGTCTGGATGAG ATGAAAGAATTCTTCGCAAAATATCCCGATGCCGGCGCTGGCGCCCGTGCTAGAGAACAGTCCATTGAAACCGTTCAAAATAACATCCAATGGTTGAAAATCAACAAGCCTGATTTAGAAAACTGGCTAAAGGAAAATGGTTTTATGTAA
- the LOC124311283 gene encoding protein EARLY FLOWERING 5-like — translation MSLSSRIWISALFLVGTIWWVNGAAVPSLSGNFQPPPQRDGPDSQRNASAPVPADFKTFKPMEPTRPNSPNLPPPPQPFGINSNMQMPPQTPPQGFFMTPPSGFRPGMVMMPQPTMFPPIMNAPNQQQGQTQQSKLTNSTMMQFAPPLSSNATRLNNNTRRETEPSAATPPATTTSTTTTRKPFQELPLGADKQESDGSKMKQTSSSAAPQFVPVNPFNPMMQPLNPAMQQLNPMMQPFPMMNQPPLFIDPMGRLMMLVPFNPQLLPRDPNQQQALPQGPPIPIQVPPFNPQMQFQFAQPQLRPVMADLNKQTPPPHMGDASSKNATSTN, via the exons ATGTCTC TTAGTAGCAGAATTTGGATTTCGGCACTATTTCTTGTGGGGACCATTTGGTGGGTGAACGGAGCTGCTGTCCCAAGTTTGTCTGGAAATTTTCAGCCGCCACCCCAGAGAGATGGCCCAGATTCTCAACGCAATGCATCAGCACCTGTTCCAGCAGATTTCAA AACATTCAAGCCGATGGAACCAACACGTCCAAATAGTCCGAACCTTCCGCCACCACCTCAACCATTTGGGATCAACTCTAACATGCAAATGCCTCCCCAAACTCCGCCACAAGGCTTCTTCATGACTCCTCCATCTGGATTCCGACCTGGCATGGTAATGATGCCTCAACCTACGATGTTTCCGCCAATCATGAACGCGCCAAATCAGCAACAAGGACAGACACAACAATCCAAGTTGACCAATTCTACCATGATGCAATTCGCTCCACCATTAAGCAGCAATGCCACTCGgctaaacaacaacacacgtCGGGAAACGGAACCATCTGCAGCAACACCTCCAGCAACAACTACATCGACCACAACTACTCGAAAGCCTTTCCAAGAATTGCCACTAG GTGCTGACAAACAAGAATCTGATGGatcgaaaatgaaacaaacttCCTCTTCCGCGGCTCCACAGTTTGTCCCTGTTAATCCGTTTAACCCAATGATGCAACCACTCAACCCAGCGATGCAGCAACTCAATCCAATGATGCAGCCATTTCCGATGATGAATCAACCTCCTCTATTCATCGATCCGATGGGGCGACTGATGATGCTCGTACCATTCAATCCTCAGCTACTTCCTCGAGACCCTAATCAACAACAGGCACTACCTCAAGGACCCCCTATTCCCATTCAAG TACCACCGTTCAACCCACAAATGCAATTTCAATTTGCCCAACCTCAACTTCGCCCGGTTATGGCCGACTTGAACAAGCAAACTCCCCCTCCTCACATGGGAGACGCAAGCAGCAAGAACGCAACTTCTACAAActag
- the LOC124311489 gene encoding uncharacterized protein LOC124311489, giving the protein MDKILWFAVAVLSISEVLSLQCYVCNTFKSGDDCASADRLKSSPQLLQNCSELPDGDRYTYCRKMVHQIPDNKGKVENRIVRECGYLNTTINTCRNIGMHKDAGQIMCSCDADECNSSSQLQSQKSYVYALTFIMISFFYKLLL; this is encoded by the exons atGGATAAAATTTTATggtttgctgttgctgttcttTCCATTTCTGAAG TGTTATCCTTGCAGTGCTACGTTTGTAATACGTTCAAAAGTGGAGATGATTGCGCTTCGGCGGACAGACTAAAAAGTTCTCCACAGCTTCTtcaaaattgttctgagcTACCAGATGGAGATCGGTATACTTATTGCCGTAAAATGGTACATCAGATTCCTGATAACAAAG GAAAAGTAGAGAACCGTATTGTTCGAGAGTGCGGATATCTTAACACTACAATAAACACATGCCGAAACATTGGAATGCATAAAGATGCTGGGCAGATTATGTGTTCCTGTGACGCGGATGAATGCAATAGCAGTTCTCAGTTGCAATCTCAGAAAAGTTACGTGTATGCCCTTACGTTTAtcatgatttcatttttttataaattattgcTATAG
- the LOC124311089 gene encoding uncharacterized protein LOC124311089 yields MALPSVVPEDNQQPFLELQWKLNNVPMEAVVLSNFVQIRGHKSIRLGIQNLADQQRCTINLFAHRIRETGIELKSAVCRIDGFEWIEMTQHGCQSTVLFTAIHTKNLISDSPTTLIIFRVLVNPSVSNYRFILRDSTLKNHLWSAATKDGGNTDMDFRVQNSIFPAHKSLITARNAVLAAELQRAGDFTAIESYTTRRTRINITDLNPETFQALLKYMYTGEFEFPLMNVEDFWRGVATYELTTLTSLSELSFQESLKPTDLIELLGSLEMTWREKPLPVRSPDSAGDATISNTGFVVRITGSLSNDSDWNLKFQNETTFGWRHSTGPATNENDQTSNIHIYFFSSLNCNSDLFVYDVILRNQNNAITMIEPHKQDEDCTVQIFYANLTNVTHANASDESIYFDVFIRSSVEAVAVELVDIQHSEDLWKAAQKADGTDVEFRVGDEIFSAHRWLVASRSSSFAALFSDLLLKEAADCDVSFSPEKETDNMTSTRTTITIESMEPAVFRELLKYMYTGTMDVAASKLLLIAAEKYQIVTLAKICRAAVGEIDYEKLSFKLLSY; encoded by the exons ATGGCACTGCCGTCTGTAGTACCAGAAGACAACCAACAACCTTTTTTGGAGTTGCAATGGAAATTAAATAATGTGCCAATGGAGGCTGTCGTTCTATCGAATttcgttcaaatccggggtcACAAATCAATTCGCTTGGGTATTCAAAATCTAGCAGACCAGCAGCGCTGTACTATTAATCTCTTTGCTCATCGGATTCGTGAGACTGGTATTGAATTGAAGTCAGCTGTTTGTCGCATCGATGGATTCGAATGGATCGAAATGACCCAGCATGGATGTCAATCAACCGTACTCTTCACGGCTATTCATACTAAAAACCTAATCAGCGATAGTCCCACGACGCTAATAATTTTCCGAGTTTTAGTTAATCCTTCTGTTAGTAATTACCGATTTATATTAAGAGATTCCACGTTAAAGAATCATCTGTGGTCAGCCGCAACTAAGGATGGCGGGAATACGGATATGGATTTTCGAGTTCAAAACAGCATTTTCCCCGCACACAAATCGCTCATCACTGCCCGGAATGCGGTTCTAGCAGCTGAACTCCAGCGGGCCGGTGATTTTACAGCAATCGAATCCTATACGACTCGCAGAACTCGAATCAATATTACTGATTTAAACCCGGAAACTTTCCAAGCGCTGCTCAAGTACATGTACACGGGCGAGTTCGAGTTCCCATTGATGAACGTTGAAGATTTTTGGAGAGGAGTGGCTACCTATGAGTTGACAACTCTAACAAGTTTGAGTGAGCTATCGTTCCAGGAATCTTTAAAACCGACTGACTTGATCGAACTGCTCGGATCGTTGGAAATGACGTGGAGAGAGAAACCGCTTCCAGTGAG AAGCCCAGACTCTGCTGGGGACGCCACAATAAGCAACACCGGCTTCGTAGTGCGCATTACTGGCTCCCTATCAAACGACTCGGATTGGAACTTGAAAtttcagaatgaaactacatttgGCTGGCGCCATTCTACTGGTCCCGCAACAAACGAAAATGATCAAACTTCTAACATTCACATTTATTTCTTCAGCAGTCTGAATTGCAACagcgatttgtttgtttacgaTGTGATACTTCGAAATCAAAACAATGCAATAACCATGATTGAACCCCACAAGCAAGACGAAGACTGCACGGTGCAGATTTTCTATGCTAATTTGACCAATGTGACTCATGCAAATGCCAGTGACGAATCCATATATTTTGATGTATTCATCCGATCCAGTGTTGAAGCAGTCGCTGTCGAATTGGTCGACATCCAGCACAGTGAAGACCTATGGAAAGCAGCTCAGAAAGCCGATGGTACAGATGTTGAGTTTCGAGTAGGAGACGAAATTTTCTCAGCCCATCGATGGTTAGTGGCCTCACGTAGCTCGTCGTTTGCGGCTTTATTTAGTGACTTATTATTAAAAGAAGCGGCTGACTGTGACGTTAGTTTTTCTccggaaaaagaaacagacaACATGACCTCGACTAGAACAACAATCACAATTGAAAGTATGGAACCAGCAGTTTTCCGAGAGTTACTGAAGTACATGTACACAGGAACAATGGATGTTGCCGCTAGCAAGCTACTACTAATAGCTgctgaaaaatatcaaattgtAACCTTGGCAAAGATTTGTAGAGCTGCTGTTGGTGAAATTGACTATGAAAAGCTCTCGTTCAAATTGCTTTCGtactaa